In Mucilaginibacter celer, one DNA window encodes the following:
- a CDS encoding sensor histidine kinase translates to MLFKEEQIILIIIAGTALMLLLGVFIIGFMLMYQKKHNRNLMEKEQLKASFKQEMLKTQIEIQEQTLNDISREIHDNITQVLSFVKLNLGLLNNSLDEDKKARVNENRELVSQAINDLRNLSKSMSFEHIGEQGLVSVLDTEVGRLTRSGIINAELSVEGDVFRLGEQRELVLFRIFQEAVNNTLKYAKAATLKISLYYNEQMFNLLIEDDGAGFNTEKVEGKGGSGLRNIENRAALVGATVNIDSSLGKGCRIKLSFNPLVQQIYANGTHSNSPD, encoded by the coding sequence ATGCTCTTTAAGGAAGAACAAATTATCCTCATTATCATAGCGGGCACAGCCCTTATGCTCCTGTTGGGGGTATTTATTATCGGCTTTATGCTCATGTATCAAAAAAAGCATAACCGTAATTTAATGGAAAAGGAGCAGCTTAAAGCATCTTTTAAACAGGAAATGCTGAAAACACAGATCGAGATCCAGGAGCAAACCCTTAATGATATCAGCCGCGAAATTCATGATAATATTACCCAGGTACTGTCATTTGTAAAGCTTAACCTCGGCCTGCTGAATAATAGCCTGGATGAAGATAAAAAGGCGCGGGTAAACGAAAACCGCGAACTGGTTTCGCAGGCAATTAATGATTTGCGCAACCTATCGAAAAGTATGAGTTTTGAGCACATCGGCGAGCAAGGGCTGGTTAGCGTGCTCGACACTGAAGTTGGGCGCCTGACCCGCAGCGGCATTATCAATGCCGAACTTAGTGTAGAAGGTGATGTGTTCAGGCTGGGCGAGCAGCGCGAGCTGGTGTTGTTCCGTATTTTTCAGGAGGCGGTTAACAATACGTTAAAATACGCCAAAGCGGCCACTCTAAAAATCAGTTTGTATTATAATGAGCAAATGTTTAATTTGCTCATCGAAGATGATGGTGCTGGTTTCAATACCGAAAAAGTTGAGGGTAAAGGCGGTTCGGGATTGCGGAACATTGAAAACAGGGCGGCTTTAGTTGGTGCAACTGTAAATATTGATAGTTCATTGGGTAAAGGTTGCCGGATAAAATTGTCGTTCAATCCCCTGGTGCAACAAATTTATGCTAACGGAACCCATTCAAATAGCCCTGATTGA
- a CDS encoding LutC/YkgG family protein produces MRDITTSKEKLLKKIRKALLEKRDNPYPQLEDLPFYPPTDEMPEVIFAEQFTNVAGQFVFCEDELQFIENLINLAEAREWRKIYCWEPKLQEILNQFEYPFYETDKDFEQAEVGFTLCEALIARNGSILLSNGNMAGRRLSIYPSVHIVLAYTSQMVMDLKDGFKLIKTKYGNNLPSMISNVTGPSRTADIEKTLVLGAHGPKELFVFMLDG; encoded by the coding sequence ATGAGGGACATCACCACATCAAAAGAAAAACTGCTTAAAAAAATACGCAAGGCGCTTCTGGAGAAAAGGGATAACCCATACCCTCAGCTGGAAGACCTTCCGTTTTATCCACCAACGGATGAAATGCCCGAGGTGATCTTCGCTGAGCAGTTCACCAACGTAGCCGGGCAGTTTGTTTTTTGTGAAGATGAGCTTCAGTTTATCGAAAACCTCATTAACCTGGCCGAAGCCCGCGAGTGGCGTAAAATTTATTGCTGGGAACCTAAGCTGCAGGAAATACTAAACCAGTTTGAATACCCTTTTTACGAAACCGATAAAGATTTTGAACAGGCTGAAGTAGGCTTTACCCTCTGCGAAGCTTTAATTGCACGCAATGGCAGCATTTTACTCTCCAACGGTAATATGGCCGGGCGCAGGTTAAGTATCTATCCTTCGGTACATATAGTGCTGGCCTATACATCGCAAATGGTGATGGATTTAAAGGATGGTTTTAAGCTGATCAAAACTAAATACGGCAATAACCTGCCATCCATGATCAGCAATGTTACAGGCCCAAGCCGTACGGCCGATATCGAAAAAACACTGGTTTTGGGAGCGCACGGGCCAAAAGAGCTTTTTGTGTTTATGCTGGACGGTTGA
- the ftsH gene encoding ATP-dependent zinc metalloprotease FtsH: protein MKDIKDSKSENPRPIRKIVNKKPSSPKPPKFNIMWLYGIVILAFLLIPTLMTGGTGKLVNFQEFEANMLRTGDVEKIVAYKNGDLVVAEVYIKKSSLSKPYFANNAQKDKSIFNSNTSNSGPQFSFTDATYESLKKSIADAQKDVPDDQKVPVTFEQGHESLLSNWLVQGVIMVVLFAGVWIFIMRRMSGGSGGGPGGQIFNIGKSKATLFDKEAQVTVTFNDVAGLEEAKQEVMEIVDFLKNPKKYTNLGGKIPKGALLVGSPGTGKTLLAKAVAGEAQVPFFSLSGSDFVEMFVGVGASRVRDLFRQAKDKAPCIIFIDEIDAIGRARGKNNIVGGNDERENTLNQLLVEMDGFGTDSGIIILAATNRPDVLDSALLRPGRFDRQVSIDKPDLIGREQIFKVHLKPIKLSDGVDAKKLSAQTPGFAGAEIANVCNEAALIAARKNKESVDMTDFQDAIDRVIGGLEKKNKIISPEEKRIVAYHEAGHAIAGWFLEHADPLVKVSIVPRGVAALGYAQYLPKEQFLYTTEQLLDEMSVSMGGRVAEDIVFGRISTGALSDLERITKLAYAMTKIYGMNTSVGNVSFYDPQGEYQFNKPYSDTTAEMIDNEVRKLVDEVYQKTKVLLIEKRAGLESIAQKLLEKEVLFQSDLEEILGKRPFDERTTYDKFVNGEAALNPDVDNNAIPETVTNPEVTRVDSEDPKF, encoded by the coding sequence ATGAAAGATATTAAAGATTCTAAATCAGAAAATCCCAGGCCTATCCGTAAAATTGTGAATAAAAAGCCCTCATCGCCCAAGCCGCCTAAGTTTAACATCATGTGGCTTTATGGCATTGTTATTTTAGCTTTTTTACTGATCCCTACCTTAATGACCGGTGGTACCGGGAAACTTGTTAATTTCCAGGAGTTTGAAGCCAATATGCTTCGCACCGGCGACGTTGAAAAAATTGTAGCTTATAAAAACGGCGACCTTGTGGTGGCCGAGGTTTACATTAAAAAAAGCAGCCTTTCAAAACCATATTTTGCCAATAACGCACAAAAAGACAAAAGCATTTTCAATAGCAACACAAGCAACAGCGGCCCGCAGTTTTCGTTTACTGATGCCACTTACGAAAGCCTGAAAAAATCAATTGCCGATGCGCAAAAAGATGTGCCTGATGACCAGAAAGTACCCGTTACCTTCGAGCAGGGCCACGAAAGCCTGTTATCAAACTGGCTGGTGCAGGGCGTAATTATGGTGGTGTTGTTTGCCGGTGTATGGATTTTTATTATGCGCAGGATGAGCGGCGGTTCGGGCGGTGGCCCGGGTGGCCAGATCTTCAACATCGGTAAATCAAAAGCTACCCTGTTTGATAAAGAGGCCCAGGTAACCGTTACCTTTAATGATGTTGCCGGTTTGGAAGAAGCCAAGCAGGAGGTTATGGAGATTGTTGATTTCCTTAAAAACCCTAAAAAATACACCAACCTGGGTGGTAAAATCCCTAAAGGCGCTTTACTTGTAGGCTCGCCGGGTACAGGTAAAACTTTGTTAGCTAAAGCCGTTGCAGGTGAAGCACAGGTGCCTTTCTTCTCGCTTTCAGGTTCTGATTTTGTGGAGATGTTTGTGGGTGTGGGTGCATCACGTGTGCGCGATTTATTCCGCCAGGCCAAAGATAAAGCGCCTTGTATCATTTTTATTGACGAGATTGACGCCATTGGTCGCGCCCGTGGTAAAAACAATATAGTAGGCGGTAACGATGAGCGCGAAAACACCCTGAACCAGTTACTGGTTGAGATGGATGGTTTCGGTACAGATTCTGGCATCATTATCCTTGCTGCAACCAACCGTCCGGATGTACTGGATTCAGCTTTATTGCGTCCGGGCCGTTTCGACAGGCAGGTATCTATCGATAAACCGGATTTGATTGGCCGTGAGCAAATTTTCAAGGTTCACTTAAAGCCTATCAAATTATCTGATGGCGTTGATGCTAAAAAACTATCAGCCCAAACCCCTGGTTTTGCAGGTGCCGAAATTGCTAACGTTTGTAACGAAGCAGCGCTGATCGCTGCCCGTAAAAATAAAGAGTCGGTTGATATGACAGATTTCCAGGATGCTATCGATCGTGTTATCGGTGGTTTGGAAAAGAAAAACAAGATCATCTCTCCAGAAGAAAAACGCATTGTTGCTTACCACGAAGCCGGTCACGCTATTGCAGGCTGGTTCCTGGAACATGCCGATCCATTGGTTAAAGTTTCTATCGTTCCGCGTGGTGTTGCAGCTTTAGGTTATGCCCAATACCTGCCAAAAGAGCAGTTTTTATATACCACCGAGCAACTACTCGATGAAATGAGCGTATCAATGGGTGGCCGTGTGGCTGAAGATATTGTTTTCGGCAGGATCTCGACCGGTGCATTGAGCGATTTAGAACGGATAACCAAACTTGCCTACGCCATGACCAAAATTTATGGTATGAACACCAGCGTTGGTAACGTATCCTTCTACGATCCGCAGGGCGAATATCAGTTCAACAAACCATATTCGGATACAACTGCCGAAATGATTGATAACGAAGTACGCAAACTGGTTGATGAGGTTTACCAAAAAACCAAAGTTCTGTTGATCGAAAAACGTGCAGGTTTAGAAAGCATAGCTCAAAAACTATTGGAAAAAGAAGTACTTTTCCAAAGCGACCTGGAAGAAATTTTAGGTAAGCGTCCGTTTGATGAGCGTACCACTTACGATAAGTTTGTAAACGGCGAGGCCGCGTTAAACCCCGATGTGGATAACAACGCAATCCCCGAAACTGTTACCAACCCCGAAGTTACAAGGGTTGATAGCGAAGATCCGAAATTTTAA
- the rsfS gene encoding ribosome silencing factor has protein sequence MVKNKVLSESAYISELAIHGIQEKKGNDIIRLDLRNIFSSVSDYFVICHADSSTQVKAIANSIEDEIFKATRQDPWRKEGIEHGEWILLDYVDVVVHVFRTDKREFYGVEDLWGDAEIKYYKSA, from the coding sequence ATGGTAAAAAACAAAGTGTTAAGTGAATCTGCCTATATTTCAGAACTGGCAATACATGGTATCCAGGAAAAAAAAGGCAATGATATTATCAGGTTAGACCTACGTAATATATTCAGTTCGGTATCAGATTATTTTGTGATCTGCCATGCCGATTCGTCAACACAGGTAAAAGCAATTGCAAATAGTATTGAGGATGAAATTTTCAAGGCCACCCGGCAAGATCCCTGGCGCAAAGAGGGTATTGAGCACGGCGAGTGGATTTTGCTTGATTATGTGGATGTTGTAGTTCACGTATTCAGGACCGATAAACGTGAGTTTTATGGAGTGGAGGATTTGTGGGGCGATGCCGAAATTAAATATTATAAAAGTGCATAA
- a CDS encoding biotin--[acetyl-CoA-carboxylase] ligase — MQNNIFSGLFVGQNLVTIKQVDSTNSFLKNLLSNSTPVPEGTVIMAEEQYAGRGQQQNTWHSEPGKNLTFSLLLKPHFLTPGQQFDLNRAASLGVYDALYPLLGDKLKIKWPNDIYYGDQKLGGMLIENSIQGDKLKDSVVGIGININQENFPDGAVNATSVKQILQKDYELTLILSEICRYVEVYYLKLRAGQTEFVRNAYLQRLYWLNEERSFESENRGVFNGIVKNVLPAGLLVIEDTMGVQMEFNLKELKFLNK, encoded by the coding sequence TTGCAAAATAACATATTTTCAGGATTATTTGTTGGTCAAAATTTAGTAACAATTAAACAAGTCGACTCGACAAATAGTTTCCTAAAAAATTTATTGTCAAATTCCACGCCAGTACCCGAAGGTACGGTCATTATGGCAGAAGAGCAATACGCCGGCCGGGGCCAGCAACAAAACACCTGGCACAGCGAACCGGGCAAAAACCTCACTTTCAGCCTGCTGCTCAAACCCCATTTTTTAACGCCCGGCCAGCAGTTTGATCTTAACCGGGCCGCAAGTTTGGGCGTTTACGATGCTTTATATCCGCTGCTTGGCGACAAACTGAAAATAAAATGGCCTAACGATATTTACTATGGCGATCAAAAACTGGGCGGCATGCTGATTGAAAACAGCATTCAGGGCGATAAGCTTAAAGACTCGGTAGTGGGTATAGGCATCAACATAAACCAGGAAAATTTTCCTGATGGCGCGGTAAATGCCACTTCGGTAAAGCAAATCTTACAAAAGGATTATGAATTAACCCTTATATTATCGGAAATTTGTAGGTACGTAGAAGTGTACTATTTAAAGCTAAGGGCGGGGCAAACAGAATTTGTAAGGAATGCCTACCTGCAGCGACTATATTGGTTAAACGAAGAGCGCAGTTTTGAGTCAGAAAACAGAGGTGTTTTTAACGGCATTGTAAAAAACGTGCTTCCGGCGGGTTTACTTGTTATTGAAGATACTATGGGCGTACAAATGGAGTTTAACCTCAAAGAATTGAAATTTTTAAACAAATAA
- a CDS encoding protein-disulfide reductase DsbD domain-containing protein: MKKLLVLVTALIISAGAYAQIESPVRWSYAAKKVNDKEAIVFLKATIQSGWHIYSQTVKDGGPIKTSFEFTPSKLYAATGKTTEPSPITKYEKAFSMNVSYFEKEVVFSQKISLKSPKATAVTGKLTYMTCNDMKCLPPEDVDFTIPLAK; the protein is encoded by the coding sequence ATGAAGAAACTATTGGTATTGGTAACCGCGCTTATTATCAGCGCCGGCGCTTACGCTCAGATTGAATCGCCGGTAAGGTGGTCGTACGCGGCAAAAAAGGTGAATGATAAGGAAGCTATAGTATTTTTAAAAGCTACTATACAAAGCGGCTGGCATATTTACTCGCAAACCGTTAAAGACGGCGGGCCAATTAAAACATCGTTTGAGTTTACTCCGTCAAAATTATATGCTGCAACAGGCAAAACTACCGAGCCAAGCCCGATTACGAAGTATGAGAAGGCATTCAGCATGAATGTAAGCTACTTTGAAAAAGAGGTTGTGTTTAGCCAGAAGATCAGCTTAAAATCGCCAAAAGCAACGGCAGTTACAGGTAAATTAACGTACATGACCTGTAACGATATGAAATGCCTTCCGCCCGAAGATGTTGACTTTACTATCCCTTTAGCTAAATAA
- a CDS encoding protein-disulfide reductase DsbD family protein: protein MKLLNKGAILRAGLIALITLIVISATGVNPVYAVQKKAADTTVSTNDLNFTSIPTAADSIAIRKKHLDSVKKAEAAKKAVTKTSVSKSKAAKPKTLWQIFIEGLIGGFTAVILPCIYPLLPLTVSFFTKKSGNKSKAVMQSLIYGVSIIVIYVTLGLLISIIFGSDALNELATNGIFNIFFFLLLVVFGASFLGAFEITLPSSLANKLDENSDKGGLAGIFFMAATLVVVSFSCTGPIIGTLLVDAASKGDRLGPAMGMFGFSLALALPFTIFALFPSALKTLPKSGGWLNSVKVVLGFLELAFALKFLSNVDLAYHWHWLDREVFLSLWIAIGLLVGLYLIGKIKFSHDSDVKFLTIPRTFLAIVVFAFVIYMVPGLWGAPLKSISAFLPPEGTQDFNLSAVPDGGSGSAGPASASVALPANIGQPKYAENYTSIKTRGLDAWYDYDQALQVSKALHKPILIDFTGFNCVNCRKMEADVWSDKEVFRRIKNDFVLLQLVVDDKADLPVAEQFTSDYSGKKITTLGGKWSDLEAKRFNANSQPLYVMLDSEGNLLKDATGNEIAPLPAEYHIPLYIKFLDSGISAYKK, encoded by the coding sequence ATGAAATTATTAAATAAAGGTGCTATCCTGCGCGCCGGGCTTATTGCATTAATTACGCTTATTGTTATTTCCGCAACCGGGGTAAACCCGGTTTATGCGGTACAGAAAAAGGCTGCCGATACAACAGTATCAACAAACGACCTTAATTTTACCTCAATCCCTACCGCTGCCGACAGTATTGCTATCAGGAAAAAGCACCTGGATTCGGTTAAAAAAGCCGAGGCGGCAAAAAAGGCGGTAACAAAAACTTCCGTATCAAAAAGTAAGGCCGCAAAGCCAAAAACACTTTGGCAAATTTTTATTGAGGGCCTAATAGGGGGCTTTACCGCGGTAATCCTGCCTTGTATTTACCCTTTACTGCCTTTAACAGTAAGCTTTTTTACCAAAAAAAGTGGCAACAAAAGCAAGGCTGTTATGCAGTCGCTCATTTATGGGGTGTCTATTATTGTAATATACGTTACATTGGGTTTGCTGATCTCGATCATCTTTGGTTCAGATGCCTTGAATGAATTAGCAACCAACGGGATATTTAATATTTTCTTCTTTTTATTGCTGGTGGTATTCGGAGCCTCATTTTTGGGAGCTTTTGAAATTACGCTGCCAAGCTCGTTGGCCAATAAACTGGATGAAAACTCGGATAAGGGTGGCCTTGCCGGGATATTTTTCATGGCAGCCACGCTGGTAGTGGTTTCTTTTTCATGTACCGGGCCAATTATAGGCACATTACTGGTTGACGCCGCTTCAAAAGGCGATAGGTTAGGCCCGGCTATGGGTATGTTCGGCTTCTCGCTGGCATTAGCATTGCCGTTTACCATATTCGCGTTATTCCCATCGGCATTAAAAACTTTGCCTAAATCGGGCGGTTGGCTTAACAGCGTAAAAGTGGTATTAGGCTTCCTGGAACTTGCTTTCGCGCTTAAGTTTTTATCAAATGTAGATTTGGCTTACCACTGGCATTGGCTGGATAGGGAAGTATTCCTTTCTCTGTGGATTGCAATCGGCCTGCTTGTTGGATTGTATCTGATAGGCAAGATCAAATTTTCGCACGATAGCGATGTTAAATTTTTAACTATTCCACGCACTTTCCTGGCAATCGTAGTATTCGCGTTTGTTATTTATATGGTTCCGGGCTTATGGGGCGCTCCTTTAAAGTCAATCAGCGCGTTTTTACCTCCCGAAGGCACCCAGGATTTCAACCTTTCAGCGGTGCCCGACGGTGGTTCTGGCAGTGCAGGCCCGGCTTCAGCCAGCGTAGCGTTGCCTGCAAATATCGGGCAGCCAAAATATGCCGAAAACTACACCAGTATAAAAACCAGGGGCCTTGACGCATGGTATGATTATGACCAGGCCCTTCAGGTATCAAAAGCCCTGCACAAACCGATATTAATAGATTTTACCGGTTTTAACTGCGTTAACTGCCGTAAAATGGAAGCCGATGTATGGTCGGACAAGGAGGTTTTCCGTCGCATTAAAAACGATTTTGTATTGTTACAGCTGGTAGTTGACGATAAAGCTGATTTGCCGGTGGCCGAACAGTTTACATCTGATTATAGCGGCAAAAAAATCACAACCCTTGGTGGTAAATGGAGCGATCTGGAGGCTAAACGTTTCAACGCAAATTCGCAGCCACTTTATGTTATGCTGGATAGCGAAGGCAATCTGTTAAAGGATGCTACGGGTAATGAGATAGCCCCGCTACCTGCCGAATATCACATCCCGCTATACATTAAATTTTTAGATAGCGGCATTTCGGCCTATAAAAAATAA
- the pfkA gene encoding 6-phosphofructokinase: MTQIKNIGVFTSGGDAPGMNAAIRAVVRAAMYYGIEVTGIRRGYDGMGKGEFVPMNRKSVSNIIQRGGTILKTARCDNFRTPEGRKNAYEQLVKHKVDALVAIGGDGTFTGAKVFGNEFDIPVVGLPGTIDNDLVGTDFTIGYDTAINTVVDAVDKIRDTAESHDRLFIVEVMGRDSGLIALRTGIATGAEAILIPESKTGLEGLFNRLEFGRKDKTSRIVIVAEGDDTAGGAFEVGRLVQEKFPNYDTRISILGHIQRGGAPSCMDRVLASRVGAAAVEALRDGHRNEMIGLINGEVAYTPFEHAIKHHQGIDPNMIKLVEMLSM; encoded by the coding sequence ATGACTCAGATCAAAAATATCGGCGTTTTTACATCAGGTGGTGATGCACCGGGTATGAATGCCGCCATCAGGGCGGTAGTACGCGCTGCTATGTATTATGGCATCGAGGTCACGGGTATCCGCCGTGGCTATGATGGCATGGGTAAAGGCGAGTTTGTACCCATGAACCGCAAATCGGTATCAAACATCATTCAACGCGGCGGCACTATTTTAAAAACCGCGCGCTGCGATAACTTCCGCACTCCCGAAGGTCGTAAAAATGCTTACGAACAGCTTGTAAAACATAAAGTTGACGCCCTTGTAGCCATTGGTGGCGATGGTACTTTTACCGGCGCCAAAGTTTTTGGAAACGAATTTGATATCCCGGTTGTAGGTTTGCCCGGCACCATTGATAACGATTTGGTAGGTACCGATTTCACCATCGGTTATGATACCGCCATCAATACCGTTGTAGATGCAGTAGATAAAATTCGCGATACCGCCGAATCGCACGACAGGTTGTTTATTGTTGAGGTAATGGGGCGCGATTCGGGCCTGATTGCCCTGCGCACCGGTATCGCTACCGGGGCCGAAGCCATCCTGATTCCTGAAAGTAAAACCGGTTTGGAAGGTTTGTTTAACCGCCTGGAGTTTGGCCGTAAAGATAAAACATCGCGCATTGTAATTGTTGCCGAAGGTGATGATACCGCCGGTGGCGCTTTTGAAGTTGGCCGTTTAGTACAAGAGAAATTCCCTAATTACGATACCCGCATTTCTATTTTAGGCCACATACAACGCGGCGGCGCGCCAAGCTGTATGGATAGGGTATTGGCCAGCCGTGTTGGCGCAGCAGCCGTTGAGGCCCTGCGCGATGGCCACCGCAACGAAATGATCGGCTTAATTAATGGCGAAGTAGCTTACACACCTTTTGAGCATGCTATTAAACACCACCAGGGCATTGATCCTAACATGATTAAGCTGGTTGAGATGTTATCGATGTAA
- a CDS encoding PAS domain S-box protein has translation MVVSDSFCDIFGVDENHLKQNNDFLNGLIAPETHSQIRELTQALTCGQSVVLNYSPTTNNRHLTETRRLVSDAITGNSILISEIAETQIPAQETEDIRTEQFLNSLIDSQTNFLIRIDTGGNFTFINKQFSKTFGYSKSEIIGQHFSKTTIPQELYLCEEVFANCLSNPGKIVKLIHKKPDKQGFLHDTEWEFISIVDESGKVIEVQGIGQDITVRFQAREEAMRIKNSMEALINNTEDHIWSVDREKRFVYMNQAYINQVTYLTGVEPQRGEYSYKHAGYTQQIIDDWNVYYQRALDGERYTIVNASIDPQGGRRLYFEVSFNPIYTQKGEIIGVGCLGHNITNRLKTQQELLNQNERLRNIASLSSHELRRPVASMLGLISLIDRENFFNPDNEDIIGHILTVSKEIDEVIRLIVDSTFIK, from the coding sequence TTGGTTGTTAGCGATAGCTTTTGCGATATTTTTGGGGTAGATGAAAACCACCTCAAGCAAAATAATGATTTTTTAAATGGCTTGATCGCTCCGGAAACGCACAGCCAAATCCGGGAACTTACGCAGGCGCTTACCTGCGGGCAAAGCGTTGTTTTAAACTACAGCCCTACAACCAATAATCGTCATTTAACCGAAACCCGCAGGCTTGTTAGCGATGCCATCACCGGCAACAGTATATTAATAAGTGAAATAGCCGAAACGCAGATCCCCGCCCAGGAAACAGAGGATATCAGGACCGAGCAGTTTTTAAATTCGCTGATAGATTCGCAAACCAATTTCCTGATCAGGATTGATACCGGGGGGAATTTTACTTTTATCAATAAACAGTTCAGCAAAACCTTCGGCTACAGCAAAAGCGAAATTATCGGCCAGCATTTTTCTAAAACAACCATACCCCAGGAGCTGTATCTCTGTGAAGAAGTTTTTGCCAACTGCCTCAGCAACCCGGGCAAAATTGTAAAGCTTATTCATAAAAAACCCGATAAGCAAGGCTTTTTGCATGATACCGAGTGGGAATTTATTTCGATAGTTGATGAAAGCGGCAAGGTTATCGAAGTGCAGGGGATAGGCCAGGATATAACTGTACGGTTCCAGGCTCGCGAAGAAGCCATGCGTATAAAAAACAGCATGGAAGCGCTCATTAATAATACCGAAGATCATATCTGGTCGGTTGATAGGGAAAAGCGCTTTGTGTACATGAACCAGGCCTATATCAACCAGGTTACTTACCTAACCGGCGTTGAGCCGCAACGTGGCGAGTACTCTTACAAGCACGCCGGCTACACACAACAAATAATTGACGATTGGAATGTTTACTACCAGCGTGCTTTGGATGGCGAGCGTTATACCATAGTTAATGCAAGCATCGACCCGCAGGGAGGCCGGCGTTTATACTTTGAGGTAAGTTTTAACCCTATTTATACACAAAAAGGCGAAATTATTGGCGTGGGCTGCTTAGGTCACAACATCACCAACCGCCTTAAAACCCAGCAGGAATTGCTTAACCAAAACGAGCGCCTCCGTAATATAGCCTCCCTAAGTTCGCATGAATTACGCCGACCGGTGGCCAGCATGCTCGGGCTCATCAGCCTGATAGATCGCGAAAACTTTTTCAATCCCGACAATGAGGATATTATCGGCCATATACTAACCGTTAGTAAGGAAATTGACGAGGTGATCAGGCTGATTGTGGATAGTACGTTTATTAAATGA
- a CDS encoding 5' nucleotidase, NT5C type codes for MSINRKTRIAIDMDEVIADTIGKFITMYKERHDEDFSMGNMEGKEFREILPPHLSETLRVYINERGFFRDIPVMPGAQEVVRALHDKYDVYIASAAMEFKYSLEDKQAWLEEHFPFISWTNIIFCGHKILDVDIMIDDRIKNFATFNGRKILYTSPHNMLLTDYERVNTWQEVAAKLL; via the coding sequence ATGAGCATCAACCGTAAAACACGTATAGCTATTGATATGGATGAAGTTATTGCCGATACCATCGGCAAATTCATCACCATGTATAAGGAGCGCCATGATGAAGATTTTTCGATGGGCAATATGGAGGGCAAAGAGTTTAGAGAAATCCTGCCTCCGCACCTGAGCGAAACATTAAGAGTATATATTAACGAGCGCGGTTTTTTCAGGGATATACCGGTAATGCCCGGTGCGCAGGAAGTAGTAAGGGCCCTGCATGATAAGTATGACGTATACATAGCCTCGGCAGCTATGGAGTTTAAATATTCGCTGGAGGATAAGCAGGCCTGGCTGGAGGAGCATTTTCCGTTCATCTCCTGGACCAACATCATCTTCTGCGGACATAAAATACTGGATGTGGATATTATGATTGACGACCGGATTAAAAACTTCGCCACTTTTAACGGGCGCAAAATACTGTATACATCCCCGCACAACATGCTGCTTACCGATTATGAACGGGTAAATACCTGGCAGGAAGTTGCAGCTAAATTATTGTAA
- a CDS encoding 30S ribosomal protein S16, with amino-acid sequence MATKIRLQRHGKKGKPFYYIVVADSRAPRDGRFIERLGSYNPNTNPATIDINFDKTLDWVNNGAQPTDTCRAILSYKGVLYKKHLQGGVKKGALTEEQLETKFAEWLDQKEGKITGKKTSLNVAKDEARKAALAAEAKKSEEKAAAIAAKNAPVAEETEAATEEAAENTESAE; translated from the coding sequence ATGGCAACTAAGATCAGACTACAAAGACACGGTAAAAAAGGTAAACCTTTTTATTACATCGTGGTAGCAGACTCACGCGCTCCACGTGATGGACGCTTCATTGAGCGTTTAGGTTCATACAACCCAAACACTAACCCCGCAACTATCGACATCAACTTCGACAAAACTTTAGATTGGGTTAATAACGGTGCCCAGCCTACCGATACTTGTCGTGCTATCCTTTCATACAAAGGTGTGCTTTACAAAAAACACTTACAAGGTGGTGTTAAAAAAGGTGCTTTAACTGAAGAGCAACTTGAAACCAAATTTGCTGAATGGCTTGACCAGAAAGAAGGCAAAATCACCGGTAAAAAAACCAGCCTTAACGTAGCTAAAGATGAGGCCCGCAAAGCTGCATTAGCTGCCGAAGCTAAAAAGAGCGAAGAAAAAGCTGCTGCTATCGCCGCTAAAAACGCTCCTGTTGCCGAAGAAACTGAAGCCGCTACAGAAGAAGCTGCTGAAAACACCGAAAGCGCAGAATAA